The genome window ATTGCCTGGGCGACGCCGCCGCCGGTACAGGATTCGGCGGTCGCCAGCATCAGGCCGCGCTGCTGCAAAGTCCGGCCGACCAGCTCAGCCAGTTCAATCAGGTTCGCCATAGGTTTTCCCTTAGAAACTACGCCAGATCGCAAACACCAGCAGCGTAAAAAATGCCGCAACGATGTCGTCGAACATGACGCCGAAACCGCCTTTGAAGCGCTTGTCGAAGTAGGCAATCGGCGGTGGTTTGACCATGTCAAAGAAACGGAAGCAGAGGAAGGCATAGAACTGCATCCATAAACCGGCCGGGGTGATGAATAGCAGTACCAGCCAGAAGGCAACCACCTCATCCCACACCATGCTGCCATGATCGGATACGCCCAGGTCGCGCCCGGTTTTGGCACAGGCCCAGACACCGAGCAAAAAGCCGCCGATGATGACGAGCCACCAGTTGGATGGTGTAAAGAACGCGGGCCAGCGCGCCGTCAGGACATTGAAGGAGAGCCAGCCGAATAGCGTGCCAAAGGTACCCGGCATGATTTTGGACAAACCGCTGCCGAAACCTTGCGCGATGATGTGGGCCGGATGTGCCAGCATGAAGCTGGAATTGGATTTGACAGTTGTTGGCGCGCCGGATTCAGATGCGTTCATGGGGAAGCGAAGTGGTCAAAGGATGTGATGTTGAGGTCCAGTGGTCGCCCTGCTTTATCCAGCAGGCGCAGGCCGGGGGCGGCGTCTATGCTGCCGATGCGGGTGACTGGCGTGTCTGCCGCCATGGCGGCACCGAGCACGGCTTCGCGTTTCGAGACAGGTGCGGTGAAGCACAATTCGTAATCATCACCGCCGGCCAGCGTGAAGCGGCGGCGCATTTCCTGCGTTTGCTTTTGCAGCATGGGACCGGCCGGTAAATCATCCAGGTTCAGGGTCGCACCGACTTCGGATTTTTTCAGGATATGGCCGAGGTCGCCGATCAAGCCGTCCGACACATCGAGTGCCGAGTGCGCGATGCCGCGCAAGGCGAGGCCGAGTGCCACGCGTGGTTGCGGTGTATGCAGGCGCACGGCGGCCTTGTTCAATACTTTCGCATCCAGTTCATATTCCTTGTAGAGCGCACCCAGTGCCAGGCGCGCATCACCGAGCGTGCCGGAGACCCAGATATCGTCACCAGTCTGCGCGGTGTCACGGCGCAAGGCTTCGCCGGTCGGGGTCTTGCCGAATACGGTGATGCAGATATTCAGCGGACCCTTGGTGGTGTCGCCGCCTATCAGTTCACAGCTGTGCGCATCGGCCAGTTCAAACAAGCCGTGTGAAAATTCTGCCAGCCAAGTTTCTTCGGCGCTGGGCAGGGAGAAGGCCAGTGTGAAAGCAGTCGGCTCGGCGCCCATCGCGGCCAGGTCCGACAGATTCACGGCGAGGGATTTATGGCCGAGCTTGCGCGGGTCGGCACCGGCAAAAAAATGGCGACCTTCGACCAGCATGTCGGAAGAAATTGCCATTTGCATGCCGTCCTGCTGCGCCAGCAAAGCGCAATCATCCCCTATGCCCAGCGTTGCTCGGTTTTTGGGGTGGCCGGGGCGCACGAAGTAGCGCGCAATAAGATCGAATTCTGACAACATGCGCTAATTGTACAGAAATGCAGTGGCGCTCTTCGCATGCGTTTGGATTTGATTGCTTGCGGCAAAGAAAAAGCGCAGCTTCCGGCAAGGGAAGACTGCGCTTCGAATGGAACCGGCTCAGGCGGTTCGCATCGCTTCGCTAATTAGCCGGCAGCAGCCGCAGTACTGGCAGGCTGGCCCAGGCCGCCCAGCAGTTCTTGCCGTATGGCATTGTCATGCGGTGAGACGCCAAAGCCTGCAAGTTTGCCTTCTGCATCGTAGAAACGGCAGATGCAGCGGCCGGTTTCCGTTACTTCATCCTGCCAGCTGCCGCTTGCGACGATGTGCGGTGCCGGTGGTATCAGTGCCAGCGGATAGCTTGGTGTCTTGATGAGGACCGGCGATGGTTTCAGGTCGATCACGGTCTTTTCACCTGTCAATGTTTTGGCGATCGCGCGACCGGCCGTCATTATAGGTGTGATGTAAGGCAGGGTATGCGTGCTGCCGTCGGCGACGGAAGTGTATTCGGCACAATCGCCGAGGGCGTAAATATCTGCCGCGCTGGTCTGGCCGAAGGTATCGATGATGATGCCGCGATTGGTTTTGAGTTGTGCTGCATGTGCCAGGCGCAGGTCAGGGCGCAAGCCGACTGCAGACAGCACAACATCGGCTTCCACCGTATTGCCATCGGCCAACGTGACGCGCAATTCATTGTCGCCATGACTGACGCTTTCCGCCACGGTATTCAGGTGGAATTTGACGCCGCGTGCGCTTAGTGCAGCCTGCAGTTTGGCCGACAAGGCAGGTGCTGCCAGTGCTGCCAACGGGCGTGAACTTGGATCGACCAGTGTTACGCTGTGACCGGCACCAGCCAGGTCGTCGGCAAATTCGCAACCAATCAGGCCGGCGCCGAGGATAGTGACACGCACCGGATTGGCATTTTTTTGCGAACTGATATGTGCACGGAATTTTGCATAGTCGTCGACGTGGTTGACCGACAGCACCTGGTCGGCTGCTTCGCCTTTCAGGCCCAGGTGTATCGCCTGCGCGCCGCTGGCCAATACAAGTTTTTCATATTCAAACACGCCGGTATCTGTGGTGACGGTTTTCGTCGTGGTATCGATGCCGGTGACATGGGTGTTGGCCTGGATCGTTGCATTCAGCTGTTCCGCCATTTGCGTCGCGCTGTGCGTGATCATTTGTTCTGCCTGCTTGCCATGCGCAAACGCATTCGACAGCATGGGTTTGGAATAGAAACCGCCGCTATCAGCTGTAATCATGATTAAAGGAGTGGTTTTATCCAGTTTGCGGAATTCGCGTGCAACGGTATAGCCAGCCAGTCCTGCTCCGATAATGATGATCGGTTTCATATTTATCCTTATGCCTAAAAAATGTAATGCGTGACAGTACTTGATATCGCGCGGATATCCAATTGCCGCCAGTTTACTCAAAAGCCGGTTTTTAAGCTGCATTTAATTTGCAGCAATTAGCGACACCTTATTATTTGCCCTGAATCATGCATGCATTGCTTATTGTTATTAATTTTAAATATCATCTAAAATCCCAGATGTGCTGGCAATGTTCATTCATTTGCCGGCATTTTTAATTTTTTTGAGACTCAGTAGAAACCCGTAGAAAAACAAATTACCGTCTTCCGGCTCTGCTAGAATGAATTGCTTCCGCATATAAAAAGGATGGCTGCTTAGTATGGATTCGAACACCGATAAAAAAGAAGAACTCCGCCTTCAGTTACGTCAAGCCGCACTCGAGTATCACGAGTTCCCGACTCCAGGAAAAATCAGCGTCACTCCGACCAAACAAGTAACGAATCAGCGCGATCTGGCCCTGGCTTATACGCCGGGCGTGGCAGTAGCGTGCGAAGAAATCGCCGCCAACCCTGCAGACTCCTATCGCTATACCGCACGTGGCAACCTGGTTGCCGTGATTACCAACGGTACTGCGGTACTGGGACTGGGTAATATCGGTCCGGCCGCCGCCAAGCCGGTGATGGAAGGCAAGGGCGTACTGTTCAAGAAATTCGCCGGTATCGATGTCTTCGATATCGAGATCAATGAAACCGACCCGGACAAGTTGTGCGACATCATCGCCTCGCTGGAACCGACCTTCGGCGGTATCAACCTCGAAGATATCAAGGCGCCTGAGTGCTTCTATATCGAACGCACCTTGCGCGAGCGCATGAAGATCCCGGTCTTCCATGATGATCAGCACGGTACTGCGATCATTGTCGCCGCCGCGATCCTGAACGGCCTGAAGGTCGTTGGTAAAGACATCAAGAAAGCCAAGCTGGTCGTATCCGGTGCCGGTGCAGCCGCCCTGGCTTGCCTGGACCTGATGGTAGACCTCGGCTTCCCGCGCGAACATATTTTTGTCACCGATCTGGCCGGCGTTGTCTACCAGGGTCGTGTCGAGCTGATGGATCCTGACAAGGAAAAATTCGCACAAAAAACCGATGCCCGTACCCTGGGTGAAGTCATTGCCGATGCAGATATTTTCCTCGGCCTGTCGGCTGGCGGTGTATTGAAACCGGCGATGGTTGCCGCGATGGCCAAGCGTCCGGTCATCCTCGCACTGGCGAATCCGACTCCGGAAATCCTGCCGGATGAAATCCGTGCGGTGCGTGATGATGCGGTGA of Janthinobacterium sp. Marseille contains these proteins:
- a CDS encoding phosphatidylglycerophosphatase A — translated: MNASESGAPTTVKSNSSFMLAHPAHIIAQGFGSGLSKIMPGTFGTLFGWLSFNVLTARWPAFFTPSNWWLVIIGGFLLGVWACAKTGRDLGVSDHGSMVWDEVVAFWLVLLFITPAGLWMQFYAFLCFRFFDMVKPPPIAYFDKRFKGGFGVMFDDIVAAFFTLLVFAIWRSF
- the thiL gene encoding thiamine-phosphate kinase — translated: MLSEFDLIARYFVRPGHPKNRATLGIGDDCALLAQQDGMQMAISSDMLVEGRHFFAGADPRKLGHKSLAVNLSDLAAMGAEPTAFTLAFSLPSAEETWLAEFSHGLFELADAHSCELIGGDTTKGPLNICITVFGKTPTGEALRRDTAQTGDDIWVSGTLGDARLALGALYKEYELDAKVLNKAAVRLHTPQPRVALGLALRGIAHSALDVSDGLIGDLGHILKKSEVGATLNLDDLPAGPMLQKQTQEMRRRFTLAGGDDYELCFTAPVSKREAVLGAAMAADTPVTRIGSIDAAPGLRLLDKAGRPLDLNITSFDHFASP
- a CDS encoding FAD-dependent oxidoreductase, encoding MKPIIIIGAGLAGYTVAREFRKLDKTTPLIMITADSGGFYSKPMLSNAFAHGKQAEQMITHSATQMAEQLNATIQANTHVTGIDTTTKTVTTDTGVFEYEKLVLASGAQAIHLGLKGEAADQVLSVNHVDDYAKFRAHISSQKNANPVRVTILGAGLIGCEFADDLAGAGHSVTLVDPSSRPLAALAAPALSAKLQAALSARGVKFHLNTVAESVSHGDNELRVTLADGNTVEADVVLSAVGLRPDLRLAHAAQLKTNRGIIIDTFGQTSAADIYALGDCAEYTSVADGSTHTLPYITPIMTAGRAIAKTLTGEKTVIDLKPSPVLIKTPSYPLALIPPAPHIVASGSWQDEVTETGRCICRFYDAEGKLAGFGVSPHDNAIRQELLGGLGQPASTAAAAG